The Struthio camelus isolate bStrCam1 chromosome 14, bStrCam1.hap1, whole genome shotgun sequence genome has a window encoding:
- the CHDH gene encoding choline dehydrogenase, mitochondrial isoform X2 translates to MSACLPPAAPGASRAGTPARRGVAGRGVDGSRPRSACERVRQNTGFYDRSSTRVVLLVKMSYLIKRVKCCSPVIQMHKVTGALFKARMLKNILGSNEQQFKTSRTLSQLSSENANSHDYVIVGAGSAGCVLANRLAEDPLSTVLLLEAGPRDTLLGSKRLMWKIHMPAALTYNLCDEKYNWYYHTTSQKHMDNRIMYWPRGRVWGGSSSLNAMVYIRGHAEDYNRWSREGALGWDYEHCLPYFKKAQTHELGPDQYRGGNGPLYVSRGKTNHPLHHAFLEAAQQAGYPFTDDMNGYQQEGFGWMDMTIHKGQRWSTASAYLRPAISRPNLSVTEKTVVTKILFQGTKAIGVEYMKHGQRKKACARKEVILSGGAINSPQLLMLSGIGNADDLKKLGIPVVCHLPGVGQNLQDHLEVYVQQKCTKPITLYSAQKPINMVKIGLEWLWKFTGEGATAHLESGGFIRSQAGVPHPDIQFHFLPSQVIDHGRVASTMEAYQVHVGPMRSSSVGWLKLKSTDPNDHPVIEPNYMSTERDIWEFRQCVKLTREIFAQKAFEKFCGPEIQPGNHVQSDRDIDAFIRQRADSAYHPSCTCKMGQPSDSTAVVDPQTKVIGVENLRVVDASIMPSVVSGNLNAPTIMIAEKAADIIKGLPSLHERDVPVYRPKTLETQR, encoded by the exons atgtctgcctgcctcccgccggcggcccccggcgcctcACGGGCAGGAACCCCCGCCCGGCGAGGGGTGGCGGGCCGCGGCGTCGACGGCAGCCGACCGCGCAGCGCCTGCGAGCGAGtga gGCAAAACACTGGATTTTATGACAGAAGTTCTACAAGAGTGGTGCTATTAGTAAAGATGTCATATTTAATCAAGAGAGTTAAATGTTGTAGTCCTGTGATTCAAATGCACAAAGTAACAGGAGCTCTGTTTAAAGCACGCATGCTAAAGAACATCTTAGGCAGCAATGAACAACAATTTAAAACCTCACGTACATTGTCTCAACTTAGTTCTGAAAATGCAAACTCCCATGATTATGTCATCGTTGGAGCTGGATCAGCAGGGTGTGTATTAGCCAACAGATTGGCTGAAGACCCTCTCAGTACTGTACTACTTTTGGAAGCAGGCCCTAGAGATACCCTTCTAGGTAGTAAAAGACTGATGTGGAAGATCCATATGCCTGCTGCATTAACATATAACCTCTGTGATGAGAAATATAACTGGTATTACCACACAACATCACAAAAGCATATGGATAATCGAATTATGTACTGGCCCCGAGGTAGAGTGTGGGGTGGCTCCTCATCTCTCAATGCTATGGTGTACATTCGTGGGCATGCAGAAGATTACAATCGATGGAGCAGGGAAGGGGCTCTAGGATGGGACTATGAGCATTGCTTACCTTATTTTAAGAAGGCACAGACACATGAACTGGGCCCAGATCAGTACAGAGGTGGAAATGGACCCCTGTATGTGTCAAGAGGGAAAACAAACCATCCTCTTCATCATGCATTCCTGGAGGCAGCCCAGCAAGCTGGGTATCCGTTCACAGATGATATGAATGGTTATCAGCAAGAAGGATTTGGCTGGATGGATATGACTATACACAAAG GTCAAAGATGGAGCACAGCTAGCGCTTACCTTCGGCCGGCCATATCACGCCCAAATTTGTCAGTCACAGAGAAGACAGTAGtaacaaaaatcttatttcaagGAACAAAAGCAATTGGTGTTGAGTATATGAAACATGGGCAAAGAAAAAAG GCGTGTGCCaggaaagaagttattttaagtGGAGGTGCCATAAATTCTCCACAGCTGCTTATGTTGTCTGGGATTGGCAATGCAGATGATCTAAAAAAACTGGGGATCCCTGTTGTTTGCCATCTTCCTG GAGTAGGCCAGAACCTCCAAGATCATTTAGAAGTGTACGTCCAGCAAAAGTGCACCAAACCTATTACTCTGTATAGTGCACAAAAGCCAATTAACATGGTGAAAATTGGTCTAGAATGGCTTTGGAAGTTTACAg GTGAGGGAGCAACTGCACATCTAGAATCTGGTGGTTTTATCCGAAGTCAAGCAGGGGTTCCTCACCCCGACATTCAGTTCCACTTTCTCCCTTCTCAGGTGATTGATCATGGTCGGGTTGCTTCCACAATGGAAGCTTACCAG GTCCATGTAGGACCCATGAGGAGCTCAAGTGTGGGCTGGCTAAAGCTGAAGAGTACCGACCCAAATGACCATCCTGTCATTGAACCTAACTACATGTCAACAG AAAGAGATATTTGGGAATTCCGCCAGTGTGTCAAGTTGACCAGAGAGATCTTTGctcaaaaagcatttgaaaaattttGCGGGCCTGAAATTCAACCAGGAAACCATGTTCAGTCTGACAGAGACATAGATGCTTTCATAAGGCAGAGGGCTGATAGTGCTTATCATCCTTCCTGCACCTGTAAAATGGGTCAGCCTTCAGATAGCACTGCCGTAGTTGATCCCCAAACAAAAGTAATTGGAGTGGAAAACTTGAGAGTAGTAGATGCCTCAATAATGCCCAGTGTTGTCAGTGGGAATTTGAACGCTCCAACTATTATGATAGCAGAGAAAGCTGCAGATATAATTAAGGGGCTCCCATCACTTCATGAGAGAGATGTTCCTGTATATAGGCCCAAGACCTTGGAAACACAGCGATAA
- the CHDH gene encoding choline dehydrogenase, mitochondrial isoform X1, whose amino-acid sequence MKFPATFSQAKGTFTGRAKARPRSKHFHSAATAAAHAICGWEQKNTSRQGLALAVPRTLAGRPGQNTGFYDRSSTRVVLLVKMSYLIKRVKCCSPVIQMHKVTGALFKARMLKNILGSNEQQFKTSRTLSQLSSENANSHDYVIVGAGSAGCVLANRLAEDPLSTVLLLEAGPRDTLLGSKRLMWKIHMPAALTYNLCDEKYNWYYHTTSQKHMDNRIMYWPRGRVWGGSSSLNAMVYIRGHAEDYNRWSREGALGWDYEHCLPYFKKAQTHELGPDQYRGGNGPLYVSRGKTNHPLHHAFLEAAQQAGYPFTDDMNGYQQEGFGWMDMTIHKGQRWSTASAYLRPAISRPNLSVTEKTVVTKILFQGTKAIGVEYMKHGQRKKACARKEVILSGGAINSPQLLMLSGIGNADDLKKLGIPVVCHLPGVGQNLQDHLEVYVQQKCTKPITLYSAQKPINMVKIGLEWLWKFTGEGATAHLESGGFIRSQAGVPHPDIQFHFLPSQVIDHGRVASTMEAYQVHVGPMRSSSVGWLKLKSTDPNDHPVIEPNYMSTERDIWEFRQCVKLTREIFAQKAFEKFCGPEIQPGNHVQSDRDIDAFIRQRADSAYHPSCTCKMGQPSDSTAVVDPQTKVIGVENLRVVDASIMPSVVSGNLNAPTIMIAEKAADIIKGLPSLHERDVPVYRPKTLETQR is encoded by the exons ATGAAGTTCCCTGCAACGTTTTCCCAAGCAAAGGGAACTTTTACTGGCAGAGCCAAAGCGAGACCTCGCTCGAAACACTTCCACAGCGCAGCGACTGCAGCCGCCCACGCGATCTGCGgatgggagcagaaaaacacaagCCGCCAAGGCCTGGCGTTGGCCGTTCCTCGCACCCTCGCGGGCAGGCCTG gGCAAAACACTGGATTTTATGACAGAAGTTCTACAAGAGTGGTGCTATTAGTAAAGATGTCATATTTAATCAAGAGAGTTAAATGTTGTAGTCCTGTGATTCAAATGCACAAAGTAACAGGAGCTCTGTTTAAAGCACGCATGCTAAAGAACATCTTAGGCAGCAATGAACAACAATTTAAAACCTCACGTACATTGTCTCAACTTAGTTCTGAAAATGCAAACTCCCATGATTATGTCATCGTTGGAGCTGGATCAGCAGGGTGTGTATTAGCCAACAGATTGGCTGAAGACCCTCTCAGTACTGTACTACTTTTGGAAGCAGGCCCTAGAGATACCCTTCTAGGTAGTAAAAGACTGATGTGGAAGATCCATATGCCTGCTGCATTAACATATAACCTCTGTGATGAGAAATATAACTGGTATTACCACACAACATCACAAAAGCATATGGATAATCGAATTATGTACTGGCCCCGAGGTAGAGTGTGGGGTGGCTCCTCATCTCTCAATGCTATGGTGTACATTCGTGGGCATGCAGAAGATTACAATCGATGGAGCAGGGAAGGGGCTCTAGGATGGGACTATGAGCATTGCTTACCTTATTTTAAGAAGGCACAGACACATGAACTGGGCCCAGATCAGTACAGAGGTGGAAATGGACCCCTGTATGTGTCAAGAGGGAAAACAAACCATCCTCTTCATCATGCATTCCTGGAGGCAGCCCAGCAAGCTGGGTATCCGTTCACAGATGATATGAATGGTTATCAGCAAGAAGGATTTGGCTGGATGGATATGACTATACACAAAG GTCAAAGATGGAGCACAGCTAGCGCTTACCTTCGGCCGGCCATATCACGCCCAAATTTGTCAGTCACAGAGAAGACAGTAGtaacaaaaatcttatttcaagGAACAAAAGCAATTGGTGTTGAGTATATGAAACATGGGCAAAGAAAAAAG GCGTGTGCCaggaaagaagttattttaagtGGAGGTGCCATAAATTCTCCACAGCTGCTTATGTTGTCTGGGATTGGCAATGCAGATGATCTAAAAAAACTGGGGATCCCTGTTGTTTGCCATCTTCCTG GAGTAGGCCAGAACCTCCAAGATCATTTAGAAGTGTACGTCCAGCAAAAGTGCACCAAACCTATTACTCTGTATAGTGCACAAAAGCCAATTAACATGGTGAAAATTGGTCTAGAATGGCTTTGGAAGTTTACAg GTGAGGGAGCAACTGCACATCTAGAATCTGGTGGTTTTATCCGAAGTCAAGCAGGGGTTCCTCACCCCGACATTCAGTTCCACTTTCTCCCTTCTCAGGTGATTGATCATGGTCGGGTTGCTTCCACAATGGAAGCTTACCAG GTCCATGTAGGACCCATGAGGAGCTCAAGTGTGGGCTGGCTAAAGCTGAAGAGTACCGACCCAAATGACCATCCTGTCATTGAACCTAACTACATGTCAACAG AAAGAGATATTTGGGAATTCCGCCAGTGTGTCAAGTTGACCAGAGAGATCTTTGctcaaaaagcatttgaaaaattttGCGGGCCTGAAATTCAACCAGGAAACCATGTTCAGTCTGACAGAGACATAGATGCTTTCATAAGGCAGAGGGCTGATAGTGCTTATCATCCTTCCTGCACCTGTAAAATGGGTCAGCCTTCAGATAGCACTGCCGTAGTTGATCCCCAAACAAAAGTAATTGGAGTGGAAAACTTGAGAGTAGTAGATGCCTCAATAATGCCCAGTGTTGTCAGTGGGAATTTGAACGCTCCAACTATTATGATAGCAGAGAAAGCTGCAGATATAATTAAGGGGCTCCCATCACTTCATGAGAGAGATGTTCCTGTATATAGGCCCAAGACCTTGGAAACACAGCGATAA
- the CHDH gene encoding choline dehydrogenase, mitochondrial isoform X3 produces MSYLIKRVKCCSPVIQMHKVTGALFKARMLKNILGSNEQQFKTSRTLSQLSSENANSHDYVIVGAGSAGCVLANRLAEDPLSTVLLLEAGPRDTLLGSKRLMWKIHMPAALTYNLCDEKYNWYYHTTSQKHMDNRIMYWPRGRVWGGSSSLNAMVYIRGHAEDYNRWSREGALGWDYEHCLPYFKKAQTHELGPDQYRGGNGPLYVSRGKTNHPLHHAFLEAAQQAGYPFTDDMNGYQQEGFGWMDMTIHKGQRWSTASAYLRPAISRPNLSVTEKTVVTKILFQGTKAIGVEYMKHGQRKKACARKEVILSGGAINSPQLLMLSGIGNADDLKKLGIPVVCHLPGVGQNLQDHLEVYVQQKCTKPITLYSAQKPINMVKIGLEWLWKFTGEGATAHLESGGFIRSQAGVPHPDIQFHFLPSQVIDHGRVASTMEAYQVHVGPMRSSSVGWLKLKSTDPNDHPVIEPNYMSTERDIWEFRQCVKLTREIFAQKAFEKFCGPEIQPGNHVQSDRDIDAFIRQRADSAYHPSCTCKMGQPSDSTAVVDPQTKVIGVENLRVVDASIMPSVVSGNLNAPTIMIAEKAADIIKGLPSLHERDVPVYRPKTLETQR; encoded by the exons ATGTCATATTTAATCAAGAGAGTTAAATGTTGTAGTCCTGTGATTCAAATGCACAAAGTAACAGGAGCTCTGTTTAAAGCACGCATGCTAAAGAACATCTTAGGCAGCAATGAACAACAATTTAAAACCTCACGTACATTGTCTCAACTTAGTTCTGAAAATGCAAACTCCCATGATTATGTCATCGTTGGAGCTGGATCAGCAGGGTGTGTATTAGCCAACAGATTGGCTGAAGACCCTCTCAGTACTGTACTACTTTTGGAAGCAGGCCCTAGAGATACCCTTCTAGGTAGTAAAAGACTGATGTGGAAGATCCATATGCCTGCTGCATTAACATATAACCTCTGTGATGAGAAATATAACTGGTATTACCACACAACATCACAAAAGCATATGGATAATCGAATTATGTACTGGCCCCGAGGTAGAGTGTGGGGTGGCTCCTCATCTCTCAATGCTATGGTGTACATTCGTGGGCATGCAGAAGATTACAATCGATGGAGCAGGGAAGGGGCTCTAGGATGGGACTATGAGCATTGCTTACCTTATTTTAAGAAGGCACAGACACATGAACTGGGCCCAGATCAGTACAGAGGTGGAAATGGACCCCTGTATGTGTCAAGAGGGAAAACAAACCATCCTCTTCATCATGCATTCCTGGAGGCAGCCCAGCAAGCTGGGTATCCGTTCACAGATGATATGAATGGTTATCAGCAAGAAGGATTTGGCTGGATGGATATGACTATACACAAAG GTCAAAGATGGAGCACAGCTAGCGCTTACCTTCGGCCGGCCATATCACGCCCAAATTTGTCAGTCACAGAGAAGACAGTAGtaacaaaaatcttatttcaagGAACAAAAGCAATTGGTGTTGAGTATATGAAACATGGGCAAAGAAAAAAG GCGTGTGCCaggaaagaagttattttaagtGGAGGTGCCATAAATTCTCCACAGCTGCTTATGTTGTCTGGGATTGGCAATGCAGATGATCTAAAAAAACTGGGGATCCCTGTTGTTTGCCATCTTCCTG GAGTAGGCCAGAACCTCCAAGATCATTTAGAAGTGTACGTCCAGCAAAAGTGCACCAAACCTATTACTCTGTATAGTGCACAAAAGCCAATTAACATGGTGAAAATTGGTCTAGAATGGCTTTGGAAGTTTACAg GTGAGGGAGCAACTGCACATCTAGAATCTGGTGGTTTTATCCGAAGTCAAGCAGGGGTTCCTCACCCCGACATTCAGTTCCACTTTCTCCCTTCTCAGGTGATTGATCATGGTCGGGTTGCTTCCACAATGGAAGCTTACCAG GTCCATGTAGGACCCATGAGGAGCTCAAGTGTGGGCTGGCTAAAGCTGAAGAGTACCGACCCAAATGACCATCCTGTCATTGAACCTAACTACATGTCAACAG AAAGAGATATTTGGGAATTCCGCCAGTGTGTCAAGTTGACCAGAGAGATCTTTGctcaaaaagcatttgaaaaattttGCGGGCCTGAAATTCAACCAGGAAACCATGTTCAGTCTGACAGAGACATAGATGCTTTCATAAGGCAGAGGGCTGATAGTGCTTATCATCCTTCCTGCACCTGTAAAATGGGTCAGCCTTCAGATAGCACTGCCGTAGTTGATCCCCAAACAAAAGTAATTGGAGTGGAAAACTTGAGAGTAGTAGATGCCTCAATAATGCCCAGTGTTGTCAGTGGGAATTTGAACGCTCCAACTATTATGATAGCAGAGAAAGCTGCAGATATAATTAAGGGGCTCCCATCACTTCATGAGAGAGATGTTCCTGTATATAGGCCCAAGACCTTGGAAACACAGCGATAA